Proteins encoded together in one Lathyrus oleraceus cultivar Zhongwan6 chromosome 5, CAAS_Psat_ZW6_1.0, whole genome shotgun sequence window:
- the LOC127084158 gene encoding zingipain-2 — protein MNFFIFIPQLLSLFLLFSHSSFVSASDTAKLFQDWSKQHGKTYSSEEEKLYRFKVFEDNYAFVSQHNQIGNSSYTLSLNAFADLTHHEFKTTRLGLPPSLLRFKFNNHTVGDNDLVEVPSEIDWRQSGAVTSVKDQGSCGACWSFSATGAIEGINKIVTGSLVSLSEQELVECDTKYNSGCGGGLMDYAYQFIIENKGIDTEEDYPYQGRQELCKKDKLKRRVVTIDGYADVPSKDENKLLKAVAVQPVSVGICGSARAFQMYSKGIFTGPCSTSLDHAVLIVGYGSENGVDYWIVKNSWGKYWGMNGYIHILRNTEDSAGLCGINMLASYPTKTRPNPPVPPPPGPVRCNLFTRCSEGETCCCASKFLGICFSWKCCGVNSAVCCKDKRHCCPQDYPICDTRKSQCLKRVANGTITMASDKEDTFHQTRDWKSQ, from the exons ATGAATTTTTTCATTTTCATTCCACAATTGCTGTCTCTGTTCCTCCTTTTCTCTCATTCATCTTTCGTCTCTGCTTCCGACACTGCTAAACTCTTCCAAGATTGGAGCAAACAACATGGCAAAACATACTCTTCCGAGGAAGAGAAGCTTTACAGGTTTAAGGTGTTCGAAGACAATTACGCGTTTGTCTCACAACACAACCAAATTGGAAATTCCAGTTATACCCTCTCCCTCAACGCTTTCGCGGATCTCACTCACCATGAATTCAAGACCACTCGTCTCGGTTTGCCTCCGTCGTTGCTAAGATTCAAATTCAACAATCACACGGTTGGTGATAATGATCTTGTGGAAGTTCCGTCGGAGATTGATTGGAGACAGAGTGGCGCTGTTACTTCCGTCAAAGACCAAGGAAGCTGCG GTGCTTGTTGGTCATTTTCAGCTACAGGGGCTATAGAAGGGATAAACAAAATTGTGACAGGGTCTCTTGTAAGTCTTTCTGAACAAGAATTGGTAGAATGTGATACAAAGTATAACAGCGGTTGTGGTGGTGGACTCATGGACTATGCATATCAATTTATCATTGAAAACAAAGGTATCGACACCGAAGAAGATTACCCGTATCAAGGTCGTCAAGAACTTTGCAAAAAAGACAAG TTAAAAAGGCGTGTTGTTACGATTGACGGTTATGCTGATGTGCCTTCGAAGGATGAGAACAAACTACTAAAAGCTGTTGCAGTCCAACCTGTTAGCGTGGGCATATGTGGTAGCGCAAGGGCTTTCCAGATGTACTCGAAG GGTATCTTCACCGGACCTTGTTCAACTTCTCTTGATCATGCGGTGTTGATTGTAGGATATGGTTCGGAGAACGGAGTTGATTATTGGATTGTGAAGAATTCATGGGGAAAATATTGGGGAATGAATGGTTACATACACATCTTACGAAACACTGAAGATTCTGCAGGGTTATGTGGAATCAACATGTTAGCTTCATATCCAACTAAGACCAGACCTAATCCTCCTGTTCCACCTCCACCAGGTCCTGTAAGGTGTAATCTGTTTACTCGCTGTTCAGAAGGGGAAACATGTTGCTGTGCCTCGAAATTTCTCGGAATATGTTTCTCTTGGAAATGTTGCGGTGTAAATTCTGCCGTGTGTTGTAAGGACAAGCGTCACTGTTGTCCACAAGATTATCCGATTTGCGACACTAGAAAGAGCCAGTGTCTTAAG AGAGTTGCAAATGGAACGATAACAATGGCATCTGATAAAGAAGATACTTTCCATCAGACAAGAGATTGGAAATCTCAATGA